From a single Micromonospora sp. WMMD1102 genomic region:
- a CDS encoding ATP-dependent DNA helicase UvrD2, producing the protein MAADLRVERILAGLDPEQRTAVTAAAGPVCILAGAGTGKTRAITHRIAYRVTSGEVAARHVLAVTFTARAAAELRARLGALGVPGVQARTFHGAALRQVRYFASRLLAGREMPELLDSKVRLVTLAAARAGLRTDRAAARDLAGEIEWAKSSLVEPGEYVVAAAKALRETPHDPAKVAEVFAGYEKVKRANGVIDFEDMLRAAIWGIEEHPDVAEQIRAQYRHFVVDEYQDVNPLQQRLLDAWLGGRDDLTVVGDASQTIYSFTGATSAYLVDFPRQRRDAVVVRLVRDYRSTPQVVGLANAVIRQARGAEARLRLELVGQRPPGPEPDLRIFADEPAEAAAVAVRCRELVAAGTPAREIAVLFRTNAQSEAYEKALAEAEVPYQVQGAERFFERTEIRQALVALRAATRSTPGDMPLVPAVVEALAAVGWTPEKPPPGGAARESWEALAALVQLAEEYAASPAVLPIGEAASVERPVTLADFCAELGRRAAAQHVPTVDGVTLASLHSAKGLEWDAVFLVGLSDGTLPTSYAKTVEQVEEERRLLYVGVTRARQWLWLSYASARSPGGRARRPCRFLPQFDRSGGARTADAPGGSRKPDRRRTQVVSCRVCGATLLAGADRKLGRCATCPSDLDEELHDRLRDWRARVAGAQKVPAYVVFTDATLVALAERRPGRAAELLAIAGIGPRKVALYSDAVLALVDGVGVDDVLLTEEPTEPSSG; encoded by the coding sequence GTGGCGGCTGACCTACGCGTGGAACGGATCCTGGCCGGGCTCGACCCCGAGCAGCGGACCGCGGTGACCGCCGCGGCCGGACCGGTCTGCATCCTGGCCGGCGCCGGGACCGGCAAGACCCGGGCGATCACGCACCGGATCGCCTACCGGGTGACCAGCGGCGAGGTCGCCGCCCGGCACGTGCTCGCGGTCACCTTCACCGCCCGGGCCGCCGCCGAGCTGCGGGCCCGGCTCGGCGCGCTCGGCGTGCCGGGGGTGCAGGCGCGGACGTTCCACGGCGCCGCGCTGCGCCAGGTGCGGTACTTCGCGTCCCGGCTGCTCGCCGGCCGGGAGATGCCGGAACTGCTGGACAGCAAGGTCCGGCTGGTCACCCTGGCCGCCGCCCGCGCCGGGCTGCGCACCGACCGGGCCGCCGCCCGGGACCTGGCCGGCGAGATCGAGTGGGCCAAGTCGTCCCTGGTCGAGCCGGGGGAGTACGTCGTCGCGGCGGCCAAGGCACTCCGCGAGACCCCGCACGACCCGGCGAAGGTGGCCGAGGTGTTCGCCGGCTACGAGAAGGTCAAACGGGCCAACGGTGTGATCGACTTCGAGGACATGCTCCGGGCGGCAATCTGGGGGATCGAGGAGCACCCGGACGTCGCCGAGCAGATCCGGGCACAATACCGGCACTTCGTGGTCGACGAGTACCAGGACGTGAACCCGCTCCAGCAGCGGTTGCTGGACGCCTGGCTGGGCGGCCGGGACGACCTGACCGTGGTCGGCGACGCCAGCCAGACGATCTACTCGTTCACCGGGGCCACCTCGGCGTACCTGGTCGACTTCCCCCGGCAGCGCCGCGACGCGGTGGTGGTCCGGCTGGTCCGGGACTACCGCTCCACGCCGCAGGTGGTCGGGCTGGCCAACGCGGTGATCCGGCAGGCCCGGGGCGCCGAGGCGCGACTCCGGCTGGAGCTGGTCGGGCAGCGTCCGCCGGGCCCCGAACCGGACCTGCGGATCTTCGCGGACGAGCCGGCCGAGGCGGCGGCGGTGGCGGTGCGCTGCCGGGAACTGGTCGCCGCCGGCACACCGGCCCGGGAGATCGCCGTGCTGTTCCGGACCAACGCACAGTCCGAGGCGTACGAGAAGGCGCTGGCCGAGGCCGAGGTGCCGTACCAGGTGCAGGGCGCCGAGCGGTTCTTCGAGCGGACCGAGATCCGGCAGGCACTCGTCGCGCTGCGTGCCGCGACCCGGTCGACGCCCGGGGACATGCCGCTGGTCCCGGCCGTGGTGGAGGCGCTGGCGGCGGTCGGCTGGACCCCGGAAAAGCCCCCGCCCGGCGGCGCGGCCCGGGAGAGCTGGGAGGCGCTCGCCGCCCTGGTCCAGCTTGCCGAGGAGTACGCGGCCAGCCCGGCCGTGCTGCCGATCGGCGAGGCGGCCAGCGTGGAGCGGCCGGTGACGCTTGCCGACTTCTGCGCCGAGCTGGGCCGGCGGGCCGCCGCGCAGCACGTGCCGACGGTAGACGGCGTGACGCTGGCGTCGCTGCACTCGGCGAAGGGGCTGGAGTGGGATGCCGTGTTCCTGGTCGGACTCTCCGACGGCACGCTGCCGACCAGCTACGCCAAGACCGTCGAGCAGGTGGAGGAGGAGCGTCGACTGCTCTACGTCGGGGTGACCCGGGCCCGTCAGTGGCTCTGGCTGTCGTACGCCTCGGCCCGCTCGCCCGGTGGCCGGGCCCGCCGGCCGTGCCGGTTCCTGCCGCAGTTCGACCGCTCCGGCGGGGCGCGTACCGCCGACGCCCCCGGCGGGAGTCGGAAACCCGACCGTCGACGTACCCAGGTCGTCTCCTGCCGGGTGTGCGGGGCGACCCTGCTGGCCGGCGCGGACCGCAAGCTCGGCCGCTGCGCCACCTGCCCCTCCGATCTCGACGAGGAGTTGCACGACCGGCTGCGCGACTGGCGGGCCCGGGTCGCCGGGGCGCAGAAGGTCCCCGCCTACGTGGTGTTCACCGACGCCACCCTGGTCGCGCTCGCCGAGCGTCGGCCCGGCCGGGCGGCGGAACTGCTGGCCATCGCCGGGATCGGCCCCCGCAAGGTCGCGTTGTACAGCGATGCCGTGCTGGCGCTTGTCGACGGCGTCGGGGTCGACGACGTGCTGCTGACCGAGGAGCCGACCGAGCCGTCGTCGGGTTGA
- a CDS encoding membrane dipeptidase, whose amino-acid sequence MRALLAAAPVFDGHSDLLCTLRRRADLPRLRAGGIGAQFWLVFVPCSFTGDAAVTATLEQINAVYRMMRRYPDDLAMATTAAQVDRAVAAGRVASPAQEALPTDSATALPSQATLPTITPITARATQMVDPSVYRWLLCVDLKVRGGADEFRNGRSAINCRRLRWCVGDIDPDQAR is encoded by the coding sequence ATGCGGGCGCTGCTTGCAGCGGCGCCAGTCTTCGACGGGCACAGCGATCTGCTGTGTACGTTACGCCGCCGGGCGGATTTGCCCCGGCTGAGGGCCGGCGGAATCGGCGCCCAGTTCTGGTTGGTTTTCGTGCCGTGTTCGTTTACCGGTGACGCCGCGGTCACGGCAACCTTGGAGCAGATCAACGCGGTGTACCGGATGATGCGGCGCTACCCCGACGACCTGGCGATGGCGACGACGGCGGCGCAGGTCGACCGGGCGGTCGCCGCTGGCCGGGTCGCGTCTCCCGCGCAGGAAGCTCTCCCGACAGACTCGGCGACTGCCCTACCAAGCCAAGCTACTTTGCCGACCATAACGCCCATCACGGCACGAGCGACCCAGATGGTAGATCCTTCTGTGTATCGTTGGCTCCTGTGTGTTGATCTCAAGGTTCGGGGAGGGGCCGATGAGTTCCGGAATGGTCGTTCTGCTATTAATTGTCGTCGCCTTCGCTGGTGCGTTGGCGATATTGATCCCGATCAGGCTAGGTAA
- a CDS encoding WhiB family transcriptional regulator, giving the protein MSLALAPLDANVELEANLPCRKFDPDLWFADSPAELELAKSLCGDCPLRVECLAGAVDRAEPWGVWGGEIFERGAVVPRKRPRGRPRKEDVARDAALRVEAQARLAASGLAESRSAVRLAA; this is encoded by the coding sequence ATGAGTCTGGCGTTGGCCCCCCTCGACGCGAACGTCGAGCTGGAGGCGAACCTGCCCTGCCGGAAGTTCGACCCCGACCTGTGGTTCGCCGACTCGCCTGCCGAGCTGGAGCTGGCCAAGTCGCTCTGCGGGGACTGCCCGCTGCGCGTCGAGTGCCTCGCCGGTGCGGTGGACCGGGCGGAGCCGTGGGGCGTCTGGGGCGGCGAGATCTTCGAGCGTGGCGCGGTCGTTCCGCGCAAGCGGCCCCGGGGTCGCCCGCGCAAGGAGGACGTCGCCCGGGACGCGGCGCTGCGGGTCGAGGCCCAGGCGCGGCTGGCGGCCAGTGGCCTTGCCGAGTCGCGCAGCGCGGTCCGGTTGGCGGCCTGA
- a CDS encoding M48 family metallopeptidase, which produces MAGLRKPVVEVRRSQRRRRTVSAYRDGERVVVLIPDQFSRAEETEWVDRMLARLAAREERLGRSDEELLLRSRRLIDRYLSEHGRAAVPASVRWVTNQNGRWGSCTPADRTIRISHRIQEMPDWVIDYVLLHELAHLVVPSHNARFWELVGRYPKTERARGYLEGVAATAGVVLAD; this is translated from the coding sequence ATGGCGGGGTTGCGGAAGCCGGTCGTCGAGGTACGGCGCAGTCAGCGTCGGCGTCGGACGGTGTCCGCGTACCGGGACGGCGAGCGGGTCGTGGTCCTGATCCCGGACCAGTTCTCCCGCGCCGAGGAGACCGAGTGGGTCGACCGGATGCTCGCCCGGCTGGCCGCCCGGGAGGAGCGGCTCGGACGTTCCGACGAGGAACTGCTGCTCAGGTCCAGGCGGCTGATCGACCGCTACCTCAGCGAGCACGGCCGGGCGGCGGTGCCGGCCAGCGTCCGGTGGGTGACGAACCAGAACGGCCGCTGGGGCTCCTGCACCCCGGCCGACCGGACCATCCGGATCTCGCACCGCATCCAGGAGATGCCCGACTGGGTGATCGACTACGTGCTCCTGCACGAACTGGCCCACCTCGTCGTGCCGAGCCACAACGCGCGGTTCTGGGAACTCGTCGGGCGCTATCCGAAGACCGAACGCGCCCGGGGTTACCTGGAGGGCGTCGCGGCGACCGCCGGAGTCGTCCTGGCTGACTGA
- a CDS encoding PDZ domain-containing protein, translating into MRRRGVTVLLGALLTALLSIGVLAAPIPYVVLGPGPTVDTLGRQDDKEVIQISGRETSTSAGQLRLTTVGVQPDVKLLSAIAGWISSDEAVVPYELIYPPGQTQQQVEERNAEDFAASQTSAETAALRELGYPVQVVVKTVAPGGPSEGVLKVGDVITSVDDKPVEVAASLTGAIRGRPAGSELKIGYTRDGAPAGATIVSAATGNDPPRIGVEIEQRQPHPFELKIDLGDIGGPSAGLMFALGIVDKVRSEDLTGGKIIAGTGTIDDLGQVGPIGGIPQKLVGAKNAGAKYFLVPADNCEEAVRNAQPGLPMARVGTLDEALTALDAIRAGGTPAKC; encoded by the coding sequence ATGAGACGTCGCGGTGTCACGGTCCTGCTCGGCGCGCTGCTCACCGCCCTGCTCAGCATCGGCGTGCTCGCCGCACCCATCCCGTACGTCGTGCTCGGTCCCGGGCCGACGGTGGACACGTTGGGCCGGCAGGACGACAAGGAGGTGATCCAGATTTCCGGCCGGGAGACCTCGACGTCGGCCGGGCAGCTCCGGCTGACCACGGTCGGCGTGCAGCCCGACGTCAAGCTGCTCTCCGCGATCGCCGGCTGGATCTCCTCGGACGAGGCGGTGGTGCCGTACGAGCTGATCTATCCGCCGGGGCAGACGCAGCAGCAGGTGGAGGAGCGCAACGCGGAGGACTTCGCCGCCTCGCAGACCAGTGCCGAGACCGCGGCGCTGCGCGAACTCGGCTATCCGGTGCAGGTGGTTGTCAAGACCGTCGCCCCGGGCGGCCCCTCGGAGGGCGTCCTGAAGGTCGGTGACGTGATCACCTCGGTCGACGACAAGCCGGTGGAGGTGGCGGCCAGCCTCACCGGGGCGATCCGGGGGCGTCCGGCCGGCTCGGAGCTGAAGATCGGTTACACCCGGGACGGTGCGCCGGCCGGCGCGACGATCGTCAGCGCCGCCACCGGCAACGACCCGCCGCGGATCGGCGTCGAGATCGAGCAGCGGCAGCCGCACCCGTTCGAGTTGAAGATCGACCTCGGGGACATCGGCGGGCCGAGCGCCGGGCTGATGTTCGCGCTCGGCATCGTCGACAAGGTCCGCAGCGAGGATCTGACCGGCGGAAAGATCATTGCCGGCACCGGCACCATCGACGATCTGGGACAGGTCGGGCCGATCGGCGGCATTCCGCAGAAACTGGTCGGCGCGAAGAATGCGGGCGCGAAGTACTTTCTCGTGCCGGCCGACAATTGCGAGGAGGCCGTCCGCAACGCCCAGCCGGGGTTGCCGATGGCCCGGGTCGGAACCCTCGACGAGGCACTGACCGCGCTGGACGCGATCCGGGCCGGAGGCACGCCGGCGAAGTGCTGA
- a CDS encoding UPF0182 family protein, with protein sequence MVMRSSPLPRMSRRGRVTVGVLLGVFLLLTLLGWGVQAWTDWLWFDEVDYTRVFSGVLVTRILLFVAVGVSMALLVAGNMWLAYRLRPLLRPSSPEQVTLERYRSVLAPRVGTWLVAIGVVVGLFAGLSAQTRWGQWMLFRNAQTFGIEDPEFKIDIGFYVFQFPFLRYLLGVGFTAVVLAVIGSLAMHYLFGGVRLQGIGDRMTNAARAHLTTLVAVFVLLKALAYVLDRRAMLLEFNEGVDLYGAGYADINALLPAKEILAYISVVVALAIVVFSNAVIRNLVWPGISLALLGISAVAIGGIYPWAVQTFEVKPSVKDKEAAYIERSIVATRDAFGLAGTVSAPFGAENLRPPESLATETSVVPNIRLLDPQLVSETYTQLQQVRGFYDFGPKLDIDRYQVNGETQDYVVGMREINYLELTDQQSNWINRHTVFTHGYGLVGAPANQVVCGGQPYFVSGFLGERTEEACSSATETIPATQPRIYYGEQMDGSDYAIVGQTEGKNPVEFDRPTGREGGEQYYTYTGSGGVEIGSFGRRLLYSIKEQEPNFVLSGAINDASKLLYVRNPRDRVEKVAPFLTLDGDPYPAVVGGRIQWIVDGYTTAATYPYAEQVNLQEQTADELTGLGTFELARENVNYIRNSVKATVDAYDGTVNLYQFDETDPVLKAWNKAFGGDLVKPKSEIPADLAAHFRYPADLFKVQRNLLAKFHVTDPSEFFSGQDFWEVPNVPDAPDSGERQPPYYLYTQFPGQEGPRFQLTSAVTPAGRQNLAALISGSYLNGQPRLEVLELPDQTAVSGPVQVHQKMTNNANIRQELNLLSSNQAQVQYGNLLSLPFGNGMLYVEPVYVKSNQTNAYPLLQRVLVSYGDGGQYVVLANSLEEGIKQLVEQGKKAAPTTPTPPPPNTDGSPNPTPTPTAPPTGDPQLTPELAAAASKVQAAIAEVKAAQTSGDFERYGRALKALDDAMTEFQNAQRAAGGAPAPGGSAAPTGSPVAGGGTPTPSPALPSG encoded by the coding sequence GTGGTCATGCGTAGCAGCCCCCTGCCAAGAATGAGTCGACGTGGTCGCGTCACGGTCGGCGTACTCCTAGGGGTGTTCCTGCTCCTCACCCTGCTGGGCTGGGGAGTCCAGGCGTGGACCGACTGGCTCTGGTTCGACGAGGTCGACTACACCCGGGTCTTCAGCGGGGTGCTTGTCACCCGGATCCTGCTCTTCGTGGCGGTCGGCGTGTCGATGGCGCTGCTGGTCGCCGGCAACATGTGGCTGGCCTACCGGCTCCGGCCGCTGCTCCGGCCGAGTTCACCGGAGCAGGTGACCCTGGAGCGGTACCGTTCGGTGCTGGCGCCCAGGGTCGGCACCTGGCTGGTCGCGATCGGCGTGGTCGTCGGGCTCTTCGCCGGTCTCTCCGCGCAGACCCGCTGGGGGCAGTGGATGCTGTTCCGCAACGCGCAGACGTTCGGCATCGAGGACCCGGAATTCAAGATCGATATCGGGTTCTACGTTTTCCAGTTCCCGTTCCTGCGCTATCTGCTCGGGGTCGGCTTCACCGCCGTGGTGCTGGCCGTGATCGGCTCGCTGGCGATGCACTACCTCTTCGGCGGGGTGCGGCTACAGGGCATCGGCGACCGGATGACGAACGCCGCCCGGGCCCACCTGACCACGCTCGTCGCGGTCTTCGTGCTGCTCAAGGCGCTGGCCTACGTGCTCGACCGGCGGGCGATGCTGCTGGAGTTCAACGAGGGCGTCGACCTGTACGGCGCCGGCTACGCCGACATCAACGCGCTGCTGCCGGCCAAGGAGATCCTGGCGTACATCTCGGTGGTGGTCGCGCTGGCCATCGTCGTCTTCTCCAACGCCGTGATCCGGAACCTGGTCTGGCCCGGCATCTCGCTCGCCCTGCTCGGCATCTCGGCGGTGGCGATCGGCGGCATCTACCCGTGGGCGGTGCAGACCTTCGAGGTCAAGCCGAGCGTCAAGGACAAGGAAGCCGCCTACATCGAGCGCAGCATCGTCGCCACCCGGGACGCCTTCGGGCTCGCCGGCACGGTCTCGGCACCCTTCGGCGCCGAGAACCTGCGCCCGCCGGAGTCGCTGGCCACCGAAACCTCGGTGGTGCCGAACATCCGGCTGCTGGACCCGCAACTCGTCTCGGAGACGTACACCCAGCTCCAGCAGGTGCGTGGCTTCTACGACTTCGGCCCGAAGCTCGACATCGACCGCTACCAGGTGAACGGCGAGACCCAGGACTACGTCGTCGGCATGCGGGAGATCAACTATCTGGAGCTGACCGACCAGCAGAGCAACTGGATCAACCGGCACACGGTCTTTACCCACGGGTACGGCCTGGTCGGCGCCCCCGCCAACCAGGTGGTCTGCGGCGGGCAGCCGTACTTCGTCTCCGGTTTCCTCGGCGAGCGCACCGAGGAGGCGTGCTCGTCGGCGACCGAGACGATCCCGGCCACCCAGCCGCGGATCTACTACGGCGAGCAGATGGACGGCAGCGACTACGCGATCGTCGGGCAGACCGAGGGGAAGAACCCGGTCGAGTTCGACCGGCCGACCGGCCGGGAGGGCGGCGAGCAGTACTACACCTACACCGGCTCCGGTGGTGTCGAGATCGGCTCGTTCGGCCGCCGACTGCTCTATTCGATCAAGGAGCAGGAGCCGAACTTCGTGCTCTCCGGCGCGATCAACGATGCCTCCAAGCTGCTCTACGTGCGTAACCCCCGGGACCGGGTGGAGAAGGTCGCACCCTTCCTGACCCTGGACGGCGACCCGTACCCGGCGGTGGTCGGCGGGCGGATCCAGTGGATCGTCGACGGCTACACCACGGCGGCCACCTACCCGTACGCGGAGCAGGTCAACCTCCAGGAGCAGACCGCCGACGAGCTGACCGGGCTGGGCACCTTCGAACTCGCCCGGGAGAACGTCAACTACATCCGGAACTCGGTGAAGGCGACGGTCGACGCGTACGACGGCACGGTGAACCTCTACCAGTTCGACGAGACCGACCCGGTGCTGAAGGCCTGGAACAAGGCGTTCGGCGGCGACCTGGTGAAACCGAAGTCGGAGATCCCGGCCGACCTGGCGGCACACTTCCGCTACCCGGCCGACCTGTTCAAGGTGCAGCGCAACCTGCTGGCCAAGTTCCACGTCACCGACCCGTCCGAGTTCTTCTCCGGGCAGGACTTCTGGGAGGTGCCGAACGTCCCGGACGCGCCGGACTCCGGCGAGCGGCAGCCGCCGTACTACCTCTACACCCAGTTCCCGGGGCAGGAGGGGCCACGCTTCCAGCTCACCTCGGCGGTCACCCCGGCCGGCCGGCAGAACCTCGCCGCGCTGATCAGCGGGTCGTACCTGAACGGCCAGCCCCGGTTGGAGGTGCTGGAACTGCCCGACCAGACGGCGGTCTCCGGACCCGTCCAGGTGCACCAGAAGATGACGAACAACGCGAACATCCGGCAGGAGCTGAACCTGCTCTCCTCCAACCAGGCCCAGGTGCAGTACGGCAACCTGCTCTCGCTGCCCTTCGGTAACGGGATGCTCTACGTCGAGCCGGTCTACGTGAAGAGCAACCAGACGAACGCCTACCCGCTGCTGCAACGGGTGCTCGTCTCGTACGGTGACGGCGGCCAGTACGTCGTCCTGGCGAACAGCCTCGAAGAGGGCATCAAACAGCTGGTGGAGCAGGGCAAGAAGGCGGCACCGACCACCCCGACGCCGCCACCGCCGAACACCGACGGGTCCCCGAACCCGACACCCACCCCGACGGCACCGCCGACCGGCGATCCGCAGCTCACGCCGGAACTGGCCGCCGCCGCCAGCAAGGTGCAGGCGGCGATCGCCGAGGTGAAGGCCGCCCAGACCTCGGGCGACTTCGAGCGGTACGGCCGGGCGCTGAAGGCGCTCGACGACGCGATGACGGAGTTCCAGAACGCCCAGCGGGCCGCTGGCGGGGCACCGGCTCCGGGCGGGTCCGCCGCCCCGACCGGCTCACCGGTCGCCGGCGGCGGTACGCCCACTCCGTCGCCGGCCCTGCCGAGCGGCTGA
- a CDS encoding AarF/ABC1/UbiB kinase family protein: protein MTDIPRRAVSRTAKLAALPLGFAGRTVLGVGKRVTGLASEVISNEIQQRTAEQLFSVLGQLKGGAMKFGQALSVFEAALPEEVAAPYRQALTKLQEAAPPLPAASVHKVLAEQLGPNWRSLFVEFDDKPAAAASIGQVHRAVWKVEGTPPVRRRGTKAVARTDTPTPAGRPVAVKVQYPGAGPALLSDLKQLSRLGGMFRAIQPGLDIKPLLSELRERISEELDYELEAESQRAFATAYADDPEIFVPGVVAAAPRVLVTDWVEGTPLSAIIESGSEAERDRAGRLMATLHFSAPMRAGLLHADPHPGNFRLLPDGRLGVIDFGAVARLPGGHPEPIGRLVRLALAGDADAVVAGLREEGFIRLDSPIDAQAVLDFLMPILQPLSVEEFRFTRAWLRVEAARLGNPRSPAYQLSRQLNLPPSYLLIHRVTLGSIGVLCQLEAKAPYRGIVERWLPGFAPVA, encoded by the coding sequence GTGACCGACATCCCGCGCCGGGCCGTCTCCCGGACCGCCAAGCTCGCCGCCCTGCCGCTCGGCTTCGCCGGCCGGACCGTCCTCGGGGTGGGCAAGCGGGTCACCGGCCTCGCCTCCGAGGTGATCTCCAACGAGATCCAGCAGCGCACCGCCGAGCAGCTGTTCAGCGTGCTGGGCCAGCTCAAGGGCGGGGCGATGAAGTTCGGCCAGGCGCTGTCGGTGTTCGAGGCGGCCCTGCCCGAGGAGGTGGCCGCGCCCTACCGGCAGGCGTTGACCAAGCTCCAGGAGGCGGCGCCGCCTCTGCCGGCGGCCAGCGTGCACAAGGTGCTCGCCGAGCAGCTCGGGCCGAACTGGCGGTCGTTGTTCGTGGAGTTCGACGACAAGCCGGCCGCCGCCGCCAGCATCGGGCAGGTGCACCGGGCGGTCTGGAAGGTCGAGGGCACCCCGCCGGTACGCCGACGCGGCACCAAGGCGGTCGCCAGGACGGATACGCCGACCCCTGCCGGTCGGCCGGTGGCGGTCAAGGTGCAGTACCCGGGTGCCGGGCCGGCGCTGCTCTCCGATCTGAAGCAACTGTCCCGACTCGGTGGCATGTTCCGGGCGATCCAGCCCGGCCTGGACATCAAACCGCTACTCAGCGAGTTGCGCGAGCGGATCAGCGAGGAACTGGACTACGAACTCGAGGCGGAGTCGCAGCGGGCCTTCGCCACCGCCTACGCCGACGACCCGGAGATCTTCGTGCCCGGCGTGGTCGCGGCGGCACCCCGGGTGCTGGTCACCGACTGGGTCGAGGGCACCCCGCTCTCGGCGATCATCGAGTCCGGCTCCGAGGCCGAACGCGACCGGGCCGGCCGGCTGATGGCCACCCTGCACTTCTCCGCGCCGATGCGCGCCGGACTGCTGCACGCCGACCCGCACCCCGGCAACTTCCGGCTGCTGCCGGACGGCCGGCTCGGCGTGATCGACTTCGGCGCGGTGGCCCGGCTGCCCGGCGGGCACCCGGAGCCGATCGGCCGGCTGGTCCGGCTGGCCCTGGCCGGGGACGCCGACGCGGTCGTCGCCGGGCTGCGCGAGGAGGGCTTCATCCGGCTCGACTCGCCGATCGACGCCCAGGCCGTACTCGACTTCCTGATGCCGATCCTGCAACCGCTCTCGGTCGAGGAGTTCCGGTTCACCCGGGCGTGGCTGCGGGTCGAGGCGGCCCGGCTCGGCAACCCGCGCTCCCCGGCGTACCAGCTGTCGCGGCAGCTCAACCTGCCGCCGTCGTACCTGCTGATCCACCGGGTGACCCTCGGGTCGATCGGGGTGCTGTGCCAGTTGGAGGCGAAGGCTCCCTATCGGGGCATCGTGGAGCGCTGGCTGCCCGGATTCGCCCCGGTGGCCTGA
- a CDS encoding DUF5679 domain-containing protein: MAEKAQTYNGYCVKCKEKRDFEGNVEVSKTGMNMAKGKCPVCGTTVNRILGKAKV, encoded by the coding sequence GTGGCCGAGAAGGCCCAGACCTACAACGGGTACTGCGTGAAGTGCAAGGAAAAGCGTGACTTCGAGGGCAACGTCGAGGTTTCCAAGACGGGCATGAACATGGCCAAGGGCAAGTGCCCGGTCTGCGGCACGACCGTCAACCGGATCCTCGGCAAGGCGAAGGTCTGA
- a CDS encoding NF041680 family putative transposase — translation MVSVHDAGTKDEVGRLAAFRREFHACLTARRDALFELADALLCAGAPVRSLVELSLVGEHRRGHGSLYAALNRGRIDIERLRTAVAAVPLPRAADGRIVLAVDVTCWLRPEAHTCPERVLCHTYGRGKDTHIGVPGWPYSFVTALEAGRTSWTAPLDARRLAPGDDAATVTAGQLRDVVRRLITAGQWQPGDPDVWIVADAGYDGPRLAFLLADLPVQVLVRMRSDRVLRRPTPPRLPGTTGRPRRHGGEFIFGDPASWGDPDVATTTDTRLYGTATARAWHRLHPRLTHRTAWTAQHGPLPIIEGTVILLTVDRLPSGANAKPVWLWWSQPAATDAEVDLLWQAFLRRFDIEHTFRMLKQTLGWTSPKLRDPHAADRWTWLVLAAYTQLRLARGAVGDLRRPWERPASPERLTPARVRRGFRHLRGKAGNPARAPKPSRPGPGRPPGLRNRHPATRHDVHIVTAATSTKPKGCTKKTKTSNNPRPRRTG, via the coding sequence GTGGTCAGTGTGCACGATGCCGGGACGAAGGATGAGGTCGGACGGCTGGCGGCGTTCCGGCGCGAGTTCCACGCCTGTCTGACCGCTCGCCGGGATGCGTTGTTCGAGCTGGCCGACGCGCTGTTGTGCGCAGGCGCGCCGGTGCGGTCTCTGGTCGAGTTGTCGCTGGTGGGTGAGCACCGCCGCGGTCACGGCTCGCTGTACGCGGCGTTGAACCGCGGCCGGATCGACATCGAGCGGCTGCGGACCGCGGTGGCGGCGGTGCCGCTGCCGCGGGCCGCGGACGGGCGGATCGTTCTGGCGGTGGACGTGACCTGCTGGCTGCGGCCGGAGGCGCACACCTGCCCGGAGCGGGTGCTGTGCCACACCTACGGGCGCGGCAAGGACACCCACATCGGGGTGCCGGGCTGGCCGTACTCGTTCGTCACCGCCCTGGAGGCGGGGCGCACCTCGTGGACCGCCCCGTTGGACGCCCGCAGGCTGGCACCCGGCGACGACGCTGCCACGGTCACCGCCGGCCAGTTGCGGGACGTGGTGCGACGGCTGATCACTGCCGGGCAGTGGCAGCCCGGTGATCCGGACGTGTGGATCGTCGCGGACGCCGGATACGACGGACCCCGGCTGGCGTTCCTGCTGGCCGACCTGCCGGTGCAGGTTCTGGTGCGGATGCGTTCCGACCGGGTGCTACGCCGCCCCACGCCACCCCGACTGCCGGGCACCACCGGCCGCCCACGCAGGCATGGCGGCGAGTTCATCTTCGGTGACCCGGCCAGCTGGGGCGACCCGGACGTCGCCACGACCACCGACACCCGTCTCTACGGCACCGCGACCGCCCGGGCCTGGCACCGGCTGCACCCCAGGCTGACCCACCGCACCGCATGGACCGCCCAGCACGGCCCGCTGCCGATCATCGAGGGCACCGTGATCCTGCTGACCGTCGACCGGCTGCCATCAGGTGCCAACGCGAAACCGGTCTGGCTCTGGTGGTCCCAACCGGCCGCCACTGACGCCGAGGTCGACCTGCTCTGGCAGGCGTTCCTGCGCCGCTTCGACATCGAGCACACCTTCCGCATGCTCAAGCAAACCCTTGGCTGGACCAGCCCGAAATTGCGCGATCCGCACGCCGCCGACCGTTGGACCTGGCTCGTGCTGGCCGCCTACACCCAGCTGCGCCTCGCCCGAGGCGCCGTCGGCGACCTGCGCCGGCCCTGGGAACGCCCAGCGTCGCCCGAGCGACTCACGCCCGCCCGCGTCCGGCGAGGGTTTCGGCACCTGCGCGGCAAAGCCGGCAACCCCGCCCGCGCGCCGAAACCGTCCCGACCAGGACCCGGCCGACCACCCGGACTACGCAACCGCCACCCGGCAACCCGCCACGACGTCCACATCGTCACCGCCGCCACCAGCACAAAACCGAAAGGCTGCACGAAGAAAACGAAGACTTCGAATAACCCGAGGCCACGTCGCACAGGTTAA